CAATCAATATTAGGTTTCTAATTAATTGCATGCAAATATACTGCTTTTATTGGAATTCTAAGTTTATGTTTATGTTAAGAGAATAATATATAGCCAAAACGCTTATGGTCAATATTCTTACGTTTAAGGAATAAGTTCTAAAATAGCTGAAATCTAAAAATATCTTTGATACAAGATTAGTAAGAAAATTAAGAATTAACCTATAAAACCAAACTATTATGGCTACTTTAAAAGAACCAAAAACATTAATCGACTCAGCTTATTTAACAAAAGGAACTATCGGAAACGTTGGAATGCCTGGAGCTCCTATTGCACATTTTTCTTTAGTTGTAAATGCTGCATCTGGAACAGTATCTGGAATGGTAGAAATTACACAAGCTATTGATAGCGCTCCAATCGAAGTAAAAGTAACTGGAAATGTACGTGCAACTGGATACGGAGAAGTTACTAAAATTGTAAGCTTAAATGGTGAATATGTTGTATCTGTGCCACCTCCTGCAATTGGAAGTTACTTACAAAAATTTGAAGCTCATATGGATATTAATAATGAGTGGAACGGTACTGGAGGATTCTCTTATGGAAGTCATAACATCGAAAATGTTCCAGTAAAATCAGAAAATTAAAACAATAAACTTAGGGGATTATAGCAATCAAGGTAGTACAAGTTTCTTTTAATGAGTGCTACCTTTTTTCTATCTGAAAATTGTATTGTCTCTTACAAACGCGTGTTTATAACGTTCACTAAAAGGAATTTTCTCTAAGTTGTTTAGAATAATCAAATTATCCTCTAGATATATCTCCTTAATACTCTTCATGTTTACTAAATAATTTCTGTGTACTTGCCTGAAATTATCGTTATTCAACATATCTTTTAACTTTACTAAAGATAACTTTACCAAATATCTACTTTCTCCACATTGAAGATTACAGTATTTCTCTTTAACATCAACATAATCAATCGAGTCTACATCAACTTTTACTACACTTCGTTTATGTTTAATGAATAAAAACTTTGGACTTAAAACGGCATTATCGTCATCAAAACTAATACTGTTATTTTGATCATAACAAGATTCAATTGCTAATTCTAATGAGTATAACAACTCTAGTTTATTGAAAGGTTTAAGTAAGTAAACTAGTGGATTAGTCAATTTTGCTTCATCAAAAATTGCCCTACTTTGCATACTCGTTAAAAATAAAAAAGGAACATTTAACCCTTCTTTATTCATACGTTGTGCAAACGTAATTCCTTCTGGTTTACCATCAATCATGATATCCAAGATTACAGCATCAAAAAATCGATTTTTAATCTCTCCTTCGGCTTCACTCATATTCTTGACTCTAATTACTTCGTAATCATTCTCCTCAAGAAAGGCAACAATATCTTTCGCTTCTTCATCAAGATCTTCTAAGAGTAGTAATCGGAGGTTTTTCATGTATAATGGTTTTGAAAGTAAAGATATAAAAAAGTTCCGAGCCTACTAATCTTCACTTCTCGGTAATTGAATAGTAACTTTAGTTCCTTTACCTTCTTCACTATCAAAGGATAAAATTCCTTTATTTTTTTTCACTAAAGTTTGACATAAAATTAATCCTAAACCAACTCCTTCTGATCTATTAATTTTATCAATACTAACATCTTTCAAACTATTAATTTTAGCTAATCTCTCAGCTGATATTCCAATTCCAGTATCTTGAATTGAAACATATGCATAATTCTCAGAATCAACACCCATTTCAATGGTAATTTTTCCTTGACCATTCATATATTTTACTGAATTATCTAGAAGATTTCTTAGCACAATTTTTAACGATTCACGATCTGCTTTAATTAATGAGTTTTTAGTGTAATTTGTTTCTATTTCTACATCATTAGCTTCAATCAAATTTTCATAATCGTACAAAACATGTTCAACAATTGGTTTAAAAGGATATTCTTTCTGTTCAAAAACCATTTGATTATTTTGTTCCAAAGACCAATGCAGAACATTGTTTAATAAATGACTTGTACTTTCGGTAACAGTTATGGCTGAATTATTTGCTTCTTTTATTCCTTCTAAATTATTATTCTCTATATGTTTTTTTAGTTGTAAATGCTGATGTTTGATGGTATTCATTGGAGAACGTAAATCATGAGAAACTACAGAAAATAAATAGTTTTTAGTTTTATTAGCGATTGCTAAATCTTCTTTTTGCTGTGTAATTAATGAATTTTTCTTTTGGAGTTTCTTGTAAAAGAAAGCCAAAAACCCGAGAAAAATTAATAACCCAGAAGTTCCAAAAATTAAACCTTTTTGTACCACTTTTTGCGTTTTTAATTTCTCTTCTTGAATAGCTATTTCACTATCTTTTTGAGCAACTACAATCTCTTTATCTTTATCAGCAAGTTCAATAATTCTATCTCTATTCCATATAGAATCTTTCCACATTATATATTCACGATAGTATTTTACACTTTCTTTATAGCCCTTTCGATTACGTTCTACAACAGCCATGTTTAAAGCAGAATTTTGTTTTAATTCCACATCTGAAAAAGATTTTGAAAGGTTATAAGACTCTAAAAATAACGGAATAGCATCGTCATCAAGATATTGATTATAATACACATTAGCTAATTCCATCTTAGCTCTAATTATTGATGAAGTATCTTTTTTTTTAATTAAAGTAAATTCTTTATTAAAATATAATTTTGCTTTATCATATTCCTTGGTATGAACATAGCATAAACCTAAATTATGATAAACTTCACGAATAGCTATACTGTCAAAATTATCAACTTTAGTTAATAACTTTTCTAAGTACAAAATCGCTTCTTTATATTTTTTGAGATTAATACATACACTTCCTAGTTGTTTATTTCTCAAAAAATCAATAGAACTGTTCTTACTTATAGAAATTAAATTTTCATAGGCTTTCTGATAAATTTCTTTATGTAACGCACTACTGCCTAATAAATATTTTAGAATATCATTTTTAGTCTCATGTATATTATTAGATAATAAAGCCTTAGAGCTATAAATATAACAAGAGTCTAACTCATCAGATTTATAATACTCTAAAGCTAAGCAAAAATTTTCATCCTTACTTTCTTCACATATTCCATGAGATAGACGATATAAATCATTTAATTTAGACTTTGGTCGAATACTCTGAGAAATGGAATATGTGAAATTTAAGATAAATATAAAGGTTAATATTATTTTCAAAATAATGAACTATTTTCCTTTCACTGGAGTAGTCACTGTACCTCTATCCGTCTCTGGATCATCATTTCTTTCATGAACACAAATTGCTTCAGCACTTCCTCCAGTTTGTTCTATAGTATAATCAAATTGTGTATGATATAAATTATAAGTTGTACCCGCAGGTGGATTATCTAAATCTACAGGAGAATTATATTCAAACCAAAATACTCTACAATTCACATCACCTTGATTAATGGATGTATTTACAGCCTGTATCCCATTATATGCCAAATATAAATATCCTGCATTATTATCTAATGAAATCACTACATTCGGATCTGGTGGTGTATCCACATTTAATTGCGTTGGAACATGACTTACGATATTTACAGTATATGTATTTGCAACACCTTCTTTAGCATAAACATTTGCCAATGGTGAGCCTTTAGAAATTTCATCTAATGGTATCGGTTGACAATTAATTTGGTTACAAAAACTTACTTGAATGTTAATCCCATTAATAGATTTTTGGGTGCTCATAATTTATAATTTAGTTTAGTTAGATGAACTAAATGTACAATAAAATTTAGCATAAAAACAAACAACCCTTTCGTAAAAAATGAAAGAAAAATTTTTGTAGAATTAAAAATCAGTAATACAATTAAGAAATTTTATGATACAATTATAACAACCATAAGGGATTTTACTGAATTTTATCATGTTCACTTTTCCACGAAAATTTCGTGAAATTTTTTCCAATTGCTACTCCGTAGAATAATGCCATTCCAATAACTCCTTTTAAAAAGAATAAGAAAACAACAAAAAATTGAGCAACTGTTCCTTCTTCACCAAAAAATAATCTATGAGATAAACCTGTTAATACTATACTTGTAATTAGCAATGAGAAAGCGAAATTATCAAAACTTCTTACTGGCCAATATTTGATTTTTCTTGACAAGTTGATGTCATTTCCCCATTTATCAATTAAATAGTATAAATCGTTACCTAATGGAGTAAACAGTAAAGGATCATCAGCTTTTTTTAATCTGAAAAGAATTGAAGGCGCAACTATTTTAAATTCTTCAATTTTTACATCATGACTATTTTCGAGTTCATTGATTTTGCTAATCGTTTCTACAGGGTAGTCACCTTTGAAGAATGAAGTGCTTAGGAATTTAAGTCGATACTGAATACAAATTGTTCTAATTTGAGAAATATGAAAGATTTTATCTTCTTCAAGTTTTTCTCTTTTAAAATTAGCTACGTAATTATTTGACTGAGAAGAATTCAGCTTAGTTCTAATCATTTCATGCTGACTATCAACATTTTTAAGAACATCATCTACCCATTTCAAAACCTCAATTCCATTAAGGTCTTTTCTTCTATTTTTTAATAACTCTTTGTGAAGATCAACTAAACCTAACATACTGAATATCTTTTACCTAAAAATACGATAAAAAGACAACAGTAAAAAAGGGTTAGAACAACTACCTTTATTTAGAATTATTCTAAAACTTAAACTGCAACGTTGTATACCAATTTCTTGGTGCAGATGGAATTATTCCTGGACCTGGATAACCTGTAGCTCTTCTCGTAAAATAGACTTCATCCAATAAATTATTAACTCCGACTTCTAACTTTAAAAACTTATAAGAATAAGAGGCTGAAAAATCCAATATTCCATAAGATGGAATTGGACCTCTTACCGCATTGGAAGCATCAGGTTGCGCAGAATTATTAGCATCATTAAATTGCTCTGACAAATAAGAATATTGCAGACTTGTTGTAAAATCCTTGTATCCGAATTTTAAACCAGTCTTTAAGTTCACATCAGGTACGAATTCAACTCTATTACCTTTTATATTGTTTTCTTTTGAATCTGTATATTCAGAACTAATAAACGAGGTATTGATAAACGTATTTAAACTATAATCATTTGATAAATCGAAAACACGTTTTAAGTTAACATCGATTAAAGATTCAAGACCAATAATACGAGCTTCTCCAACATTAGTTCTCAATTGACCGACAGTATTAAGTGGAGGAATTGTAGTTGTAAAATCTCCTATTCGATTGTTATAGAATAAGGCAAATCCGCTTAAATCATAAGAAATAAACTTATTTAAATTACCTCTAATTCCAGCATCTATTGTAAAACCTGTTTCATCATCTAAATTTGGATCTACAGCATTTGACGGATTAACAATATTTACATCTGAAAATGTAATAGAACGATAATTTTGGGAAATGTTTCCATATACTTCTAAAACATCATTTGGTTTATAACTCAACCCTAATCCTAATAATACAAAAGAACGTTCTTTGGTGAGATTATCTGATTCTTCTACTGTTCCAATTGGATTACCAGCAGCATCTGTATTTACTCGTTTTCTAAAACCATTACTTCCTGTATTTATATATTCAAATCTAAAACCAGGAGTTACAGAAAACTTATCACTAACGTAAAATATATTCTCTCCAAAAATTGCAATATTCTCATTGGGATTATCAAAATCTGATTGGAAAGTATAATTTGGAAACTGATCAATAGCTGAAGAAAAATTAGCATCACTTTCATCTGTTCCTGGTCCTTGAAAAGAAGTGTTATTTGCGTTATAATACTTACCTCCTATTAAGTACGTTGCTTCTTTTCCGAATAACTTGTATTTATCTAAAAAACGAGCTTCGAATCCAAAATTGCTAAAATCACTAGTTAATAATTCTCTAGCTCCTAAATTATCAGCTAAATCAACTCTTCTATCTCTAAATCCAACGGCATCTCTTGAGGCATTTAAACCAAAGAAGTTAAAGGTAAACTTTGTATTATCAGTAAAATCATGTGTGAATTTTAAATTATATAATAACCAATCTACATTAAACCAATTTCTACTTCTATTACTTTGAAACGGATTATCAGCAAACATTGCGTCGGTTAACCCACCCGCTTGTTGAGCTAAATACGTTAAATATGTTGCTTCTGCCTCTAGTTTTGTTTTTGTATTGAAATCATAACCTACGTAAGCATATGCATTTTTTGAGTTAAATCCAGAGTTTGGTCTAAACCCATCACCTTGTTTATAGTTATAATATCCATAATAACTCAATTTACCAGATGTTCCACCTATGCTAGTAAAGTTTGTAAAAAGATTAAAACTCCCTAAGGTAGTTCTTGAAACAACTTCAAGCGCTTTATTAGAGTTTGGTTTTTTCATTATAAAGTTGATCAAACCTCCAAATTGAGTTCCATATTGTAAAGAAGCAGCGCCGCGAATTACTTGAATTTCCTGAAGTCCTTCTGCTGCTGGTGTATAATAACTCTCAGGATATCCTAATACATCGGCACTAATATCATATCCATTTTGACGTGTATTAAAATTAGAAGTTCTATTAGGATCTAAACCGCGACCTCCAACATTTAATTGTAAACCTGCGTCATCATTTTCAAAAATATTTAAACCAGCAACTTGATTATATAGTTGACGAGCATTATTGGTTGCTAAATTTGCAGTAGATTCTGTTACTAGAACCACTTCTGTTTTTTTACCCGCGTAAATTGCTGTTCCCTCAACGTCCTTTAGTCTTTTTAATTCAAAAGCTTTGCGTTTTTTAGCTTTAATTTCCACTTCTGATAATTCTTCTGAAAAGGAATTTAATGTGATGTTATAAACAGTATTTACATTTGAATCAAACTTTGTTTCTAAAAGTTCGTATTCATCTAAATAAAATACAACTGTAAACACTTTCTTAGTACTTGAAAATTCAAAATATCCATTCGAATCCGTTGTAGACAATACGTTTCCTGAAACATCAAACAACTGTACTTTTTGAAGCTTTTTCTTAGTTTCTGAAGATACAACACCAGTAAACTTTGTTTGTGCAGTTAAGGCAGTTATACATAGAAACAATACAAATACAATACTATAATCCTTTAATTTCAATCTCATCGTTAAAAGGTAAAATCCAATCTTTATGTTTAAAACTTTCTTTTTGTTTATATAAATCAACCTTAGGGTCAATATATAGCTTACTTGGTCTTCCATTTAATGCTACATAGGATTCCACGTATACTTCTACATTTTGATGTCCATCTTTTGTGAAATGGTCTCCTAAAAAATGTGCATACTCTAATATAAAGTCAGGTTGAAAACTCATTTGCTTCTCTTGAAAAGAAGTCAAAAAATCTTTATTATCTACATAGAAAAACTGTTTTGTTTTTCCATCGACTATTTTAAAATTTGAATAACCAGCTTTTTCCATTAACATCACTCTCCATGAAAAACGATATCCTTGTTCAGTCCAAAATAATTCGCCTGGATACAATAAATATCTCCAAGGAAACAACAATTGAATTAAAACAAAAACAGCTACTAATTTAGGAATTACTTGATTTTTATATTGAAAGGCCTCTTTAACTTGAACCTTATAATTCAAAAAACTGATCCTGCTTTTCAACATAGAAATTACTCCTTCATGAAAACTTGGTTCAAAGAAAATCATAGTTGCCACAATCATAATGTATGGAAACATTCCTATTGGGAATAATATTCTCGTAAACACATGAAAAACTACAACGAAAAAGAAACCTATAGTTCTGGTTCTTTTAAAAAGTAATAAAAAAGGAATACACAAATCATAAATCGCACCACTCCAACTCATGGCAAAATGAAACCATTCTTGCTGCATCACATTATTCCCAATTAATGGCAAATCGTACTTAGATGGTAACCATATTTTTAATGGTTGAGCTCTAAAAAGCCAATCTGTATTAAGTTTTGCGAGACCTGCGTAGAAATAAACTATTCCAAGTAAAAATTTAATACTATCAATTGTCCAATTTGGAATCTTAGCATATTCAATTCCTTTATTGTTACTATCAATAGAAAAAGTTGCATTTGCTGGTAAGAAAATCATTAAAAAACTAACAAGACTTACGAAATAGTAATGATTTAGATAAGTCGTTTTGTCCATTAGTTCTATGTAAGTAAAGCTTAAAAAGAAAGAAATTATGGCAATTCTATATTTATATCCAAAAGCTACAAATAATGCTGATAAACCACAAAAAATAAAAAGCAAATAGGTGTAGTTGCCAAAAGGTTTTATCCAATCAAAACCATAGAATGAAAAAAAGAATTTTGGAGCAATGTATAGCTTATCAATCCATCCATTATACCAAAACCTAATAATACTTAAGCACATTAAAACTCCAAAAGCAATTCTAAAAAACGCCAAAGGAGCTGCACTTGTTGTTTTATTTATGTAGCACTTAAAATACAATTATCCTAATACACAAAAAAACTGTCTGAATAAACAGACAGTTTCATTATTTTTTTACTCTTAACTTCTAATCTCCGTCAGCATCTACAAAATCAACGCTTACATTAAAAGCTTGTAGCATGTCTACCTTTAGTAAAACTACTGCTTTTTGTAATTCATCATAAGCCATTAAAGCTGGTTGATTGTTTGTATTGATTTGTTCATATAGACTAGCACTCAATGTATTGATTTGAGTTCTTGCTGATTCAAATTGATTTGTAATTGAAGTTGATAAAGTTGACTTACTCAAACTATTTAGGTAAGTCTGAAAACTAGCACCCGTTGCACTACTTCCATAAGCTCTACCAGAAAACACATTATTTACAGCTGCCAATGCATCTAAAGCTAATTCTTTTGAATATTGTTTTGCATAAAAAGCTTCAACCTTTTCCGGTAACGGCGTAGCTGAAAAGTTACCTACTGGAATACCAAATTTATTTGCTCTTAATCTTTTTTCGTAGTGGAAAATAAAATCATTAACAAACTTATTTAATGCACTTGTAGCAGTGTTACCTGAATTAGAAACAAAATCTCCTCTATAACTTCCATTCCAATCATCTGAAATTTCTGTTGCTATATCAGTCATTTTAGCAATAACATCATTTACATACTTCTTATAATTAGAAGCATTAGCATCAGTAGTATACTTAGCAATGATATCCGTTTCAGTAGCAGCAACTCCAAAGAATAAATAATCTAATGCAGGAAATCCTTGCGCATCATGATTATTTGTACTATTCAAGTCATATGTTCCAGTACTAATATTATTATCTACATCAGCAACAGTAACTGGATAAATGTTAAAATGATTTACAAATTGTAATTCTTCGGCCTTTCCTATTTCGAAAATGGCTGCGTATTGCCATACTTTATATGCATTCAACCAAGATGTTTTAACTGCTGAAAACGTAGTTGTATTTGGAGTTGAATTGAAACTATCAAATTTTGTTTTTAAATCTTCTAGTTTAGCTTTTAAATCAGCAAATACAGGCTTTGCCATATTATCTGCTACGTTAGCTAATA
This genomic window from Tenacibaculum sp. 190524A05c contains:
- a CDS encoding DUF1842 domain-containing protein; this encodes MATLKEPKTLIDSAYLTKGTIGNVGMPGAPIAHFSLVVNAASGTVSGMVEITQAIDSAPIEVKVTGNVRATGYGEVTKIVSLNGEYVVSVPPPAIGSYLQKFEAHMDINNEWNGTGGFSYGSHNIENVPVKSEN
- a CDS encoding DNA-binding response regulator, which gives rise to MKNLRLLLLEDLDEEAKDIVAFLEENDYEVIRVKNMSEAEGEIKNRFFDAVILDIMIDGKPEGITFAQRMNKEGLNVPFLFLTSMQSRAIFDEAKLTNPLVYLLKPFNKLELLYSLELAIESCYDQNNSISFDDDNAVLSPKFLFIKHKRSVVKVDVDSIDYVDVKEKYCNLQCGESRYLVKLSLVKLKDMLNNDNFRQVHRNYLVNMKSIKEIYLEDNLIILNNLEKIPFSERYKHAFVRDNTIFR
- a CDS encoding ATP-binding protein, with protein sequence MKIILTFIFILNFTYSISQSIRPKSKLNDLYRLSHGICEESKDENFCLALEYYKSDELDSCYIYSSKALLSNNIHETKNDILKYLLGSSALHKEIYQKAYENLISISKNSSIDFLRNKQLGSVCINLKKYKEAILYLEKLLTKVDNFDSIAIREVYHNLGLCYVHTKEYDKAKLYFNKEFTLIKKKDTSSIIRAKMELANVYYNQYLDDDAIPLFLESYNLSKSFSDVELKQNSALNMAVVERNRKGYKESVKYYREYIMWKDSIWNRDRIIELADKDKEIVVAQKDSEIAIQEEKLKTQKVVQKGLIFGTSGLLIFLGFLAFFYKKLQKKNSLITQQKEDLAIANKTKNYLFSVVSHDLRSPMNTIKHQHLQLKKHIENNNLEGIKEANNSAITVTESTSHLLNNVLHWSLEQNNQMVFEQKEYPFKPIVEHVLYDYENLIEANDVEIETNYTKNSLIKADRESLKIVLRNLLDNSVKYMNGQGKITIEMGVDSENYAYVSIQDTGIGISAERLAKINSLKDVSIDKINRSEGVGLGLILCQTLVKKNKGILSFDSEEGKGTKVTIQLPRSED
- a CDS encoding TonB-dependent receptor family protein translates to MRLKLKDYSIVFVLFLCITALTAQTKFTGVVSSETKKKLQKVQLFDVSGNVLSTTDSNGYFEFSSTKKVFTVVFYLDEYELLETKFDSNVNTVYNITLNSFSEELSEVEIKAKKRKAFELKRLKDVEGTAIYAGKKTEVVLVTESTANLATNNARQLYNQVAGLNIFENDDAGLQLNVGGRGLDPNRTSNFNTRQNGYDISADVLGYPESYYTPAAEGLQEIQVIRGAASLQYGTQFGGLINFIMKKPNSNKALEVVSRTTLGSFNLFTNFTSIGGTSGKLSYYGYYNYKQGDGFRPNSGFNSKNAYAYVGYDFNTKTKLEAEATYLTYLAQQAGGLTDAMFADNPFQSNRSRNWFNVDWLLYNLKFTHDFTDNTKFTFNFFGLNASRDAVGFRDRRVDLADNLGARELLTSDFSNFGFEARFLDKYKLFGKEATYLIGGKYYNANNTSFQGPGTDESDANFSSAIDQFPNYTFQSDFDNPNENIAIFGENIFYVSDKFSVTPGFRFEYINTGSNGFRKRVNTDAAGNPIGTVEESDNLTKERSFVLLGLGLSYKPNDVLEVYGNISQNYRSITFSDVNIVNPSNAVDPNLDDETGFTIDAGIRGNLNKFISYDLSGFALFYNNRIGDFTTTIPPLNTVGQLRTNVGEARIIGLESLIDVNLKRVFDLSNDYSLNTFINTSFISSEYTDSKENNIKGNRVEFVPDVNLKTGLKFGYKDFTTSLQYSYLSEQFNDANNSAQPDASNAVRGPIPSYGILDFSASYSYKFLKLEVGVNNLLDEVYFTRRATGYPGPGIIPSAPRNWYTTLQFKF
- a CDS encoding HTTM domain-containing protein; translation: MAFFRIAFGVLMCLSIIRFWYNGWIDKLYIAPKFFFSFYGFDWIKPFGNYTYLLFIFCGLSALFVAFGYKYRIAIISFFLSFTYIELMDKTTYLNHYYFVSLVSFLMIFLPANATFSIDSNNKGIEYAKIPNWTIDSIKFLLGIVYFYAGLAKLNTDWLFRAQPLKIWLPSKYDLPLIGNNVMQQEWFHFAMSWSGAIYDLCIPFLLLFKRTRTIGFFFVVVFHVFTRILFPIGMFPYIMIVATMIFFEPSFHEGVISMLKSRISFLNYKVQVKEAFQYKNQVIPKLVAVFVLIQLLFPWRYLLYPGELFWTEQGYRFSWRVMLMEKAGYSNFKIVDGKTKQFFYVDNKDFLTSFQEKQMSFQPDFILEYAHFLGDHFTKDGHQNVEVYVESYVALNGRPSKLYIDPKVDLYKQKESFKHKDWILPFNDEIEIKGL
- a CDS encoding imelysin family protein translates to MMRRYFAILTILLLAYSCSSSDTDPSGGSTDNFDRSSLLANVADNMAKPVFADLKAKLEDLKTKFDSFNSTPNTTTFSAVKTSWLNAYKVWQYAAIFEIGKAEELQFVNHFNIYPVTVADVDNNISTGTYDLNSTNNHDAQGFPALDYLFFGVAATETDIIAKYTTDANASNYKKYVNDVIAKMTDIATEISDDWNGSYRGDFVSNSGNTATSALNKFVNDFIFHYEKRLRANKFGIPVGNFSATPLPEKVEAFYAKQYSKELALDALAAVNNVFSGRAYGSSATGASFQTYLNSLSKSTLSTSITNQFESARTQINTLSASLYEQINTNNQPALMAYDELQKAVVLLKVDMLQAFNVSVDFVDADGD